The following is a genomic window from Synechococcus sp. JA-2-3B'a(2-13).
GAGATGATCGAGGCGGATGCATTGATTCTGCACCTCAATCCTCTCCAGGAGGCGGTTCAACCCCAAGGGGATCCCGACTGGCGTGGATTGTATGGCCGCATCGAACAGTTGGTGGCGCAGTTGCCGGTGCCCGTGGTGGTGAAGGAAGTGGGCAATGGCCTCAGTGCTAAGGTAGCCCAGCGGCTGGCCGAATGCGGTGTGGCGGCCCTAGATGTGGCGGGAGCGGGCGGCACCAGTTGGAGCGAGGTGGAGGCCCATCGCCAACCAGATGCTCTCAAGAAACGCATCGCCCACAGCTTTAGGGATTGGGGGATCCCAACGGCTTTGTCCCTGCTGGAAATTCGTCGCCTGCTGCCGGACTTACCCCTGGTGGCCAGCGGTGGCATCCGCAATGGCATCGACGCGGCCAAAGCTATCCGTCTGGGAGCCGATGTGGTGGGTATGGCCGCCCCCGCTTTACACGCCGTCTCCCAAGGACAGATGCAGGCGGTGGTGGACACCTTTCGTGCCGTGATCGAGGAGCTACGTATTGCTGCCTTTTGCACCGGATCGGCCAACTTGGCCCGGCTGCGACAAGCTACTCTGCGGCGGCAGGATACCTGGGATCCCTTGCCCTAAACTCCAAGCACTTGCCACAAACTGAGGGTCAATACCAGAGCCCCCAGATGATAGGGCCACTGTATGCTTTGTCGAGATGCTTTGTCGAGATGCTTTGTCGAGCTATTTTGCCGGTCAGCACCCAGGAGAGAACCAGAGCCAAGATAGCGTGGATCCCTGGAAAAACCGAATCACCGCCCGGTAAACCTGCCAGAGATAGAAAGAGGGGATCCCGGCTGGGAGAAAGTTGCTCAGGTTACCAGCAGCACCTAACCTGCCTCCATCTGGACGGTCAAGGCAAGTGCAATTGTCGGCTAATCCGCACCATCGGCCCCAGTCCCAGTCCCGTTGGGTTCAAAGCCTGCATCTCAAACAAGGCCAGAATGTGGCGCACTTGCAGCTCTGGACGCGTAGAATTCACCCCCATCGCCACCACCAAGCCGCAATAGCCACCCGTATCCCGGCAACGCCGCTCCCAGCGCTTGCGAGCCATGGAGTGAACGGGATCATCTTCGGGAAACTCTCCAAACAGGTGCAGATCGCGATTGCCCGTTTGCACAATTTCCAAGTCGTAGCGATCGCCATCGAAGGGATCCACCCCTGTGTTGAAACAAACGCCTTGCGGCCCACCTTCCCCACGCAAATTCTCGATGAGCTGCTTTGCTTTTGATCGAGAGGTGCGCACAATCACCACCGGCAGCCCTTCTCCATTTTTCACCAGCTTGCTTTGGGGGAGGGGATGCCATTGCCCCGTGCGACGCAGCATTTCCACCGTTGTCCACGGCAAGACCCCCAGACCTATCTGCGCGCCCTCGGGCACCAAATCATCCCGCAGCAGGGTTTGGGCAGGTTCTTCCTCCTCCCCTTCCAGCTGCAGCAGCTCTTCGGCCACGTCCGGCAGGGTGCGCACCTGCACCGAAATGGTTGTCCCCTTCTCTTGGGGATTGGGAATGCGGTACCGGCCTTGATAGGGTCGAAAGTCATCTTCCAGCTTGCGGTGGTACTGCTTGAAGAAGCGATGCAAGGCTTCCAGGGCCACCGATAAGGCCGCCGCCTCATCCTCCTGCAAAGTCACGCGCAAGCCTTCCAGGGGGTGAATGGTGCCGAAGTTCGGCTCAATTTCCTCAGGATCCAAATCTGCCAAGTCCAGATCCGGCAGTTCGTTAAGTTCAGGATTGCGAGCTTGGAATGTGAGATAGAGACAATCTTGTCTGAGGAAGGCTTCCTCCATCTCTTCGGGAGTATCCGGCTGGCCCGCATCCTGGCGAAACTGTTTAAGAGAGGGCAGCGAGCGATAAAAAAGCACCCCATACTCCATGCCCAACCGCCCCATCACCGAGAGATAAAGGGTTTGGATGTCCCAGTGATCTAGGTCGATGGCCAAGATTTGGTGATCCTCTAGGTAATCCCAGGGAGCATCTCGCCAGAGGGTAAGGGCTTTGCCGGCCAGCAACTCAACATAGTGTTCCGGCAGAGGGGGAGGGATCCGTTCGTTGGCCTCTTCAAAGCTCTGCAGGATCTCATCGATTAGAGGCAATTCCGGCTGGCATTCCACCTTGATGTCCAGCTCGTGCAGGATGCCGCGCAAGAAAAATTGCACCTCTCGATCCCGCACGATGATCTTCTGGGGGCGAGCAGGTGAGGCAGCATGGGGCCGCTCCATGGCCACAATCAAGGTTCGCACCATCGGCTCAAAGCCAGAATCGGCGGGCACTACTTCCATGGCCCGTACCACGCCCTGAGCGCCATCTACCCAAAGAATGCACTCCCCCTCTGTCTGGGATCCCATGGGTGGCGATCCTGAGAGCTTGTGGCGATCCCCTTCCCACACGGAGGGCACCTGGGGCAGCTTTTGCAATCGACGAACCGTAGCGGCTGGGAGACCGGACATAGACATCCAAGGAGAATCAGGAGAACAACCCAATCGGCTGAGTAGGTATGCCAAACTGAGCAGGGATCGGCCTTGGCCTCCTGTCAACAAGACCCAGGGATCCCGCTAATGCCAATCTAACCACCAGTGTAGAAGCTGAGTTCTGCTTCAGCGAGAGGAGACGGCAGAGCCCAGCTCTATAGCAACAAAAGCTGATGGTCAGATTCGAACTGACGACCGCTCGATTACAAGTCGAGTGCTCTACCAACTGAGCTACACCAGCAATTTCTGCTCACCGATTCTAGCATTTGTCCCCTGCGAACTGGGGCTCGCAGGGAAGGACGCCCAGCCGACTTCACGAGTCAGCTACTGCTGATCCACTGCCGGGCGAGCAATGGGAGCCAGGTAGATCACCAAAGCCCCTGCCAAAAACCCCAAGACGTTGCGCAACACCGGGATCCAATCCTGCGTGCGTGTGACCACCGGCCCGATA
Proteins encoded in this region:
- the fni gene encoding type 2 isopentenyl-diphosphate Delta-isomerase, yielding MMADSLPPISERKQDHLDIVLQQDVAAKGIRTGFERFFFEHVALPELLLPEIDLSCEFLGKRLQAPLLISSMTGGTEAAHELNRQLAAAAQQLGIAMGVGSQRAALEHPELARTYQVRQVAPNILLLANLGAVQLNYGYGLEQARRAVEMIEADALILHLNPLQEAVQPQGDPDWRGLYGRIEQLVAQLPVPVVVKEVGNGLSAKVAQRLAECGVAALDVAGAGGTSWSEVEAHRQPDALKKRIAHSFRDWGIPTALSLLEIRRLLPDLPLVASGGIRNGIDAAKAIRLGADVVGMAAPALHAVSQGQMQAVVDTFRAVIEELRIAAFCTGSANLARLRQATLRRQDTWDPLP
- a CDS encoding DUF6930 domain-containing protein; this encodes MSGLPAATVRRLQKLPQVPSVWEGDRHKLSGSPPMGSQTEGECILWVDGAQGVVRAMEVVPADSGFEPMVRTLIVAMERPHAASPARPQKIIVRDREVQFFLRGILHELDIKVECQPELPLIDEILQSFEEANERIPPPLPEHYVELLAGKALTLWRDAPWDYLEDHQILAIDLDHWDIQTLYLSVMGRLGMEYGVLFYRSLPSLKQFRQDAGQPDTPEEMEEAFLRQDCLYLTFQARNPELNELPDLDLADLDPEEIEPNFGTIHPLEGLRVTLQEDEAAALSVALEALHRFFKQYHRKLEDDFRPYQGRYRIPNPQEKGTTISVQVRTLPDVAEELLQLEGEEEEPAQTLLRDDLVPEGAQIGLGVLPWTTVEMLRRTGQWHPLPQSKLVKNGEGLPVVIVRTSRSKAKQLIENLRGEGGPQGVCFNTGVDPFDGDRYDLEIVQTGNRDLHLFGEFPEDDPVHSMARKRWERRCRDTGGYCGLVVAMGVNSTRPELQVRHILALFEMQALNPTGLGLGPMVRISRQLHLP